The segment TTGTCGCATATTTTGAGTTGCTTAGCCCGTATACTCTTTAGCGGCGCGCGCTCGATCTGTAGTCTTTTTCTTTCCTTCTTAGACAACCGTTTATCATCCGTCACCTCGAGCACCAGGTCAAGCACATCATTGCCAAAAAGTTTTTTTATCTCATCGGGCGAGGTCTCGGTGTCTTCGATCGTATCGTGCAGCAATGCACCCAAGATAACCACTATATCCCGAACTTCGCCTACATTCCAAAGAAGTTCTGCTACCTGAATGGGGTGATTGATGTACGGCGAAGCCTCGGCGTCTTTTCGCCGCTGATTGCGATGTTTCTCGGCGGAAAACTTCAGCGCCGACAAAATCCTTTCAATGTCTTTTTCATGAAATGCGGTCATATTTCTACGGTTTATTTTTTCTGCTCGCGATCATGGCTGTAAATGAACCTGCTCGAAGATCTTCTGCATTGAGTCCCGAGTGCTGAATCTCTTTTTCCGTAAATGCGCCGCATTGAATCCCTCGGTAAAAAAAATTCAATAAACCCTGCCCGCTCGCCGCATCATCGAACATTTGCCCGCTTAAAGAAGCCTGATTGCCCTTTTCGATGGACGATTTCATCCGCAACGACGCGGCTTCCAGTCCTTCTAAATAGAAATTATACACTGCCGCGTATCGAACGGGCAGATGTCCCGGATGAAGATCCCAGCTTTGATAAAATCCTTGCGATAAAGACCGTTGTACCTGAACAAAATAATTTTTCCAGACGCCATGCACGGCTTCTCTGTTTTCTTTCATTTGTCGAACTGATAATACTTTGCCGCTTGCGCGATGCGGCCCTACGGGAATCTGATGGATAGCCCCATCCGAAAGCCGCACACCTGTTCCGGCTAGAGCAACCTGCATGGCTTGGCGCGCAAAATCGCATGCCGGGTGATCAAGCGTTTGAAAACGAGATGAAATATTTAATCCGGTGGTATAATCGTACGGCCCGAAATGCGCCGATACACATCGGCCTTCACCTGCGGTGACTATATCGGTTAATGGCGATTGACCGTTTGATCCGATAATGACCTGCGGCGATTCGATCATGAATTCCAATTTCAATTTTCCGTCAGGCAGGCGATGCAGTTGTTCAAATGCTCTCAACAACCGAACTAGAGATTTTATTTGTTCAGACGATACAACCTTGGGGAGCGTCACAACAAAATTTTCAGGTAAGCGGCCGCCGCTTTTTTCGAAAAGAGTGGTCAGAAAAATATCGAGCGTGCGAATCGCCCGTTTTTTTGATTCTTCTGAAAATGATTTGATTCGAATTCCAAAAAAAGGCGGTAAAAGATTTTGTTCCATCGCGCTTGCCGTCTCATGGGCTGTGCGCATAGCCTCATGATCTTCTTCCGCGTCGGTGCGATATCCAAATCCGTCCTCAAAGTCAACGCGGTAGTCTTCTATCGGTTGATGAGTCAATTTCTCGATGATTCGATTGTAAACGGTATTGGCAATCCACGCGTTTTTATTTTTGCTTTCAGGTAAAGATCCTTCCTTCTTTAATTTTTTTCTAAGTACCTCCGCCTGCTTTTTTGAAGCCGGTAACTTCTTGTTATCCGGCAGACCTACTGCTCTTGCAAATTCGGCAAAGTTGGCGGCATGAGTATGTATGGCAATTAACGCTAGTTTGCCAAGTTTAGGTATCGTATCCGACTTGAATAAATGCGCGCCGCCGTAAAACGTGTGAACCGGCTGTCTTTCAGTCTTATCACCGGGATAGGTTTGCATAAATTTTTCATTGACCGATTTTAATGAAACCAAAACCTGCTGTTCCGTTTCCGATGAAAGAGAACGGTGAAGATTGGTGTCCGCTATGGCTAACTGTGCCGCTATACGACTCATAAATTATACCTTACATGATCCGCATTGACATTCAACTTATTCCATCACCCACGCAAGCAATGCCATGCGAATAATAATTCCATTCTGCGTCTGACGAAAATAGGCGGCTCGCGGGTCATTGTCAACTTCGGGAGCAATTTCATTTTCACGCGGCAAGGGATGCATGATAATGGCTTGGGGCTGCATTAATTTAAGCGAACCCCCGTCAATAAAATATCGCTTAACGATCTTTGAATATTCTTCATCGGTGCCCGGAAACCGGTCACGTTCTATTCTGTTTACATAAACAACATCCACTTCCGGAAGAACGGCTCGCAGATCTTCTCCCAACGTAAACCAAACATGGTTTTCTTCCAGATGAGATAGAATATCTTCTTTCATCTGCATCGGTTTCGGCGCAATAAAATAGAGTTTCACCCTTTCATATTTTCCGAGCAGATAGGACAGAGAACGCGCAGTTCGGCCATCGGCAAGGTTTCCAACCATGGCAACTTTCAATCCGTCCAGTTTATTCGTTTCCTTATGAATCGTGTAAAGATCCAATAGGCCTTGCGTCGGGTGTTGCCCTCCTTTTCCGTCTCCAGCGTTAATGACAGGAGCGCTTGAAACTTCGGCTGCTCGTTTCGCCCCGCCATTTTGATTATGCCGCAGAACGATCACGTCGCAAAAGTCGTCAATCACGCGGACGGTATCTTCCAGCGAATCCGATGGCGTTGACGAAAAAAATTGAGAAGCGCGTTCCGTAGAAATCACTTTGCCGCCAAGCCGCGCCATGGCGGATTCAAAGGATAATCGTGTGAGTAAACCCGATTCATAGAACAGCGACGCCATGATTTTATTTTCATAATCGCGCGTGCCTCCGCGCCGGAGAATCTTTTCCATGTCGCGCGCGCGATCGAACAATTCCACCAGCATGGGCAGAGTGAATTGTTGTGATTCTATGATGTGCCTCAGTTTCATTGCCGACCTCTTCTTATTGTCAAGTACGATAAATATGCGTGCCTGCTTTTCCATTCACGGCGTCACCCAGAAATTCGGGTTTTGTAATAATCACTTCCTCGCCGCCACGGGAAAGAAAGTCCACAGCCGCTTCCATTTTCGGACCCATGCTTCCCGGAGGAAATTGCCCGCTTTCCAAATATTGTTTTGCCTCTGCAAGCGTTATTCTGTCCAAGGCAATCTGATCAGGCTGCTTAAAATTTAAATATACGCGATCGGTATCGGTTGAGATAATAAATCTTTTCAATTCCAGTTTTCCTGCAAGCAATGCAGATGCCCTGTCTTTGTCGATCACTGCTTCTATGCCGCTGAAATTTCCCTGTTCCTGTATAACGGGTATGCCGCCGCCGCCGACCGCAATAACGATCATCCCGTCATTTACGCAATGTTTGATGGAATCGAGTTCGACAATTTCAATCGGTTTTGGCGAAGGAACCACTCGACGATATCCTCTGGCGGCATCATCCACAATGTGCCAGCCTAGTTCCTGTTTCCGCATTTCGGCGGTTTTTTGGGAAAGAAACGGGCCGATGGGTTTTGTCGGAAACTGAAATGCAGGATCGTCTTTTGATACAACGACCTGAGTAAGAATCGTAACGATAGAATGCGCCACCCCCAACGTATTCATTTCGGTTCGCAATGCGTTTTGTAAAATATACCCGATCTCACCTTGGGTTGAAGCGTCACAGCAATCAAGCGGCAGCGGATAGACTTGAGAAGAGGCCAATTCCGAACGGATAAGCTGCGCGCCGACCTGCGGCCCGTTTCCGTGCGTGATGATCAACGAGTGTCCTTGTTTGATGAGAGCCGCGAGATAGCGACAGGTCGTTCTCGCATTTTCTATTTGCTCGCCGATCAATCCGCTCTGGCCGTGGCGGATAAGTGAATTACCGCCGATGGCTATTAATATGGGTGTGTTCATACAATCGAAAAAAAATTATAATGAATGCAATGGCTCACCGCGAACATAGAAAAAATGAAAAACACATAACAAGAAATTAATAATGGTAAAGTGAAAATGTGATGCAGAGAACCGAAAGTGATAAATGTTGTAAACAAATTGTCCGAAGTAATCTTTTGTTAGAGATTTTTTGTTTTTTGTTTAGTGTTATTCATTAAAATATGCTAGGCGGTTACCCACAAATAATTATCCTTTGACTTCTTTCAGATACATCTTTGGAAATGCCGCATACCACGCCGACGCTTTCACAAGATGTTCCACCGGAATATGTTCCGTCGCCATGTGCGCATAGATTTCATTTCCAGGCCCGAATCCGATACACGGAATACCGTGCATTCCCATCACCGCAACGCCGTTGGTGCTGAATACCCAGCGGCTTACTTGCGGTTTTTCACCGAACAATCCTTCAAACGTTTTGACGCCCGTCTTGAGCGCCGGATGCTCTTCAGGAAGAAGCCATGTCGGATAATATTTTTTGGTAGGATAGGTTAGGCCTTTCCAACTTGGAACAGCATAATCGAGCACGACAACTTCTGCCTCTGCCGCTTTTACGCTTGGAAGATCCTGAATTTCCTTCACGGCAGATTCCAGCGTATCCG is part of the bacterium genome and harbors:
- a CDS encoding bifunctional (p)ppGpp synthetase/guanosine-3',5'-bis(diphosphate) 3'-pyrophosphohydrolase gives rise to the protein MERILSALKFSAEKHRNQRRKDAEASPYINHPIQVAELLWNVGEVRDIVVILGALLHDTIEDTETSPDEIKKLFGNDVLDLVLEVTDDKRLSKKERKRLQIERAPLKSIRAKQLKICDKICNVRDVTNSPPKDWPFERRWEYLDWTENVINGVRGANKKLESLYDEALAEGRKKLKLEQNRQRL
- a CDS encoding phosphoenolpyruvate kinase, with the protein product MSRIAAQLAIADTNLHRSLSSETEQQVLVSLKSVNEKFMQTYPGDKTERQPVHTFYGGAHLFKSDTIPKLGKLALIAIHTHAANFAEFARAVGLPDNKKLPASKKQAEVLRKKLKKEGSLPESKNKNAWIANTVYNRIIEKLTHQPIEDYRVDFEDGFGYRTDAEEDHEAMRTAHETASAMEQNLLPPFFGIRIKSFSEESKKRAIRTLDIFLTTLFEKSGGRLPENFVVTLPKVVSSEQIKSLVRLLRAFEQLHRLPDGKLKLEFMIESPQVIIGSNGQSPLTDIVTAGEGRCVSAHFGPYDYTTGLNISSRFQTLDHPACDFARQAMQVALAGTGVRLSDGAIHQIPVGPHRASGKVLSVRQMKENREAVHGVWKNYFVQVQRSLSQGFYQSWDLHPGHLPVRYAAVYNFYLEGLEAASLRMKSSIEKGNQASLSGQMFDDAASGQGLLNFFYRGIQCGAFTEKEIQHSGLNAEDLRAGSFTAMIASRKNKP
- the pyrB gene encoding aspartate carbamoyltransferase, whose amino-acid sequence is MEKQARIFIVLDNKKRSAMKLRHIIESQQFTLPMLVELFDRARDMEKILRRGGTRDYENKIMASLFYESGLLTRLSFESAMARLGGKVISTERASQFFSSTPSDSLEDTVRVIDDFCDVIVLRHNQNGGAKRAAEVSSAPVINAGDGKGGQHPTQGLLDLYTIHKETNKLDGLKVAMVGNLADGRTARSLSYLLGKYERVKLYFIAPKPMQMKEDILSHLEENHVWFTLGEDLRAVLPEVDVVYVNRIERDRFPGTDEEYSKIVKRYFIDGGSLKLMQPQAIIMHPLPRENEIAPEVDNDPRAAYFRQTQNGIIIRMALLAWVME
- the arcC gene encoding carbamate kinase, which translates into the protein MNTPILIAIGGNSLIRHGQSGLIGEQIENARTTCRYLAALIKQGHSLIITHGNGPQVGAQLIRSELASSQVYPLPLDCCDASTQGEIGYILQNALRTEMNTLGVAHSIVTILTQVVVSKDDPAFQFPTKPIGPFLSQKTAEMRKQELGWHIVDDAARGYRRVVPSPKPIEIVELDSIKHCVNDGMIVIAVGGGGIPVIQEQGNFSGIEAVIDKDRASALLAGKLELKRFIISTDTDRVYLNFKQPDQIALDRITLAEAKQYLESGQFPPGSMGPKMEAAVDFLSRGGEEVIITKPEFLGDAVNGKAGTHIYRT